The Pseudomonas fluorescens genome includes a window with the following:
- a CDS encoding MATE family efflux transporter yields MPTQPLWKTYLLFLAPMVLSNFLQSMSGTFNSIYIGQMLGTQALAAVSGMFPIVFFFIALVIGLGAGAGVLIGQAYGAGETGTVKAIAGSTLLLGAIIGLAAAVLGSVFARQALQGLGTPADVLEDAVSYARVMLWILPMLLIFVLFTQLLRGVSDTVSPMLALLTSTSVGLLLTPALIRGWLGLPQMGIQSAALAGLVGTASAMAMLAWRLNRREHALAPDRALFAAMRLDMEILGKVLRIGLPTGLQMVVISLSELVILTLVNSHGSQATAAYGAVTQIVNYVQFPALSIAITASILGAQAIGAGRLERLGPILRTGLLINLWLTGGLVVLGYLLSHWLLGLFITDPAARVQAEHLLHIMLWSLLVFGFQAIVGGIMRASGTVLVPVAISIFCIVVVQVPAAYLLDAHFGLQGVWVAFPVAYLSMLLLQTLYYKQVWQHQPIERLV; encoded by the coding sequence ATGCCCACCCAGCCCCTCTGGAAAACCTACCTCCTGTTCCTGGCCCCTATGGTCTTGTCCAATTTCCTGCAGTCCATGTCTGGCACGTTCAACAGCATCTACATCGGCCAGATGCTCGGTACCCAGGCCTTGGCGGCGGTGTCGGGCATGTTTCCCATCGTGTTTTTCTTTATCGCATTGGTGATTGGCCTCGGCGCGGGGGCGGGTGTGTTGATCGGGCAGGCCTACGGCGCCGGCGAAACCGGGACGGTGAAGGCGATTGCCGGTTCGACCTTGTTGCTGGGGGCGATCATCGGCCTGGCGGCGGCGGTGCTTGGCAGTGTCTTTGCGCGTCAGGCGTTGCAGGGGCTCGGCACGCCGGCCGATGTGCTGGAGGATGCCGTTTCCTATGCCCGGGTCATGCTGTGGATCCTGCCGATGTTGCTGATATTTGTGCTGTTTACCCAGCTGCTGCGCGGGGTGAGCGATACGGTGTCACCGATGTTGGCGCTGCTGACCTCCACCAGTGTCGGGTTGCTGCTCACGCCAGCGTTGATTCGTGGCTGGTTGGGGTTGCCGCAGATGGGCATCCAGAGCGCGGCGCTGGCGGGGTTGGTGGGGACGGCCTCGGCCATGGCCATGCTGGCGTGGCGCTTGAACCGTCGCGAGCATGCCCTGGCGCCGGACCGGGCGTTGTTCGCGGCGATGCGCCTGGACATGGAGATCCTTGGCAAAGTGCTGCGCATAGGCTTGCCCACAGGGTTGCAGATGGTGGTGATCTCGTTGTCCGAGTTGGTCATCCTGACGCTGGTCAATAGCCATGGCTCCCAGGCCACGGCGGCCTACGGCGCGGTGACGCAGATCGTCAACTACGTGCAGTTTCCGGCGCTGTCGATCGCCATCACCGCTTCGATCCTCGGCGCCCAGGCCATCGGTGCCGGACGCCTGGAGCGCCTGGGGCCGATCCTGCGCACGGGGTTGTTGATCAACCTCTGGCTTACGGGCGGGTTGGTGGTCCTGGGGTATTTGTTGTCCCACTGGCTGCTGGGGCTGTTCATCACCGACCCGGCGGCACGGGTCCAGGCCGAACACCTGCTGCACATCATGCTCTGGAGCCTGCTGGTGTTCGGCTTCCAGGCGATCGTCGGCGGCATCATGCGCGCCAGCGGCACGGTGCTGGTGCCAGTCGCTATCTCGATCTTCTGTATCGTCGTCGTGCAGGTGCCGGCGGCGTATCTGCTGGACGCTCACTTCGGCCTGCAAGGGGTGTGGGTGGCGTTCCCGGTGGCCTACTTGAGCATGCTGCTGTTGCAGACGCTGTACTACAAGCAGGTGTGGCAGCATCAGCCGATCGAGCGGTTGGTGTAA
- a CDS encoding methyl-accepting chemotaxis protein, translating into MPMQYRYRTAGLKVRVEVADNQLFANNLLETLFKDRTMTSYPHGHSFAQPPRILWNTVLVAFVAAVGVLLLNGPSVQNIILAVALLAVGVGAGVWGARSQRQQFDSAIAAMARNDLQASEHLAHKASEQLNEVILGAMPIWAKQVESSRQQTETAIVSLTSRFTGISSRLEETVQASQLAAGELAGSSSGGAVQVLAQSESELVKVIDSLKATQASRDETLAQVRNLTAYTGELRTMAADVAAIAAQTNLLALNAAIEAARAGEAGRGFAVVADAVRSLSSKSSETGQQMSAKVDIINTAITQLVHAASSGADQDSHSVSASEQSIQQVLERFKSVTGSLADSADMLQRESFGIRDELTEVLVSLQFQDRVSQILSHVRDNIEDLHVHMQQASQSPEQAVSIDARQWLARMETTYATDEQRRNHHGDSAAQQTSQEITFF; encoded by the coding sequence ATGCCTATGCAATACCGGTATCGGACAGCCGGTCTTAAAGTCCGAGTAGAGGTCGCAGATAACCAGTTATTCGCAAATAACCTGTTAGAAACTCTGTTCAAGGACCGAACCATGACGTCGTACCCACACGGTCATTCCTTCGCTCAACCACCTCGCATCCTCTGGAACACAGTGCTCGTCGCTTTCGTTGCTGCCGTTGGCGTCTTACTGCTCAATGGTCCAAGTGTACAAAACATCATCCTGGCTGTTGCCCTCCTGGCCGTTGGTGTCGGTGCTGGTGTATGGGGTGCGCGTTCGCAACGTCAGCAGTTCGACAGCGCCATCGCCGCCATGGCCCGCAACGACCTGCAAGCCAGCGAGCATCTGGCCCATAAAGCCAGCGAGCAACTCAACGAAGTCATTCTCGGCGCCATGCCGATCTGGGCCAAGCAGGTCGAAAGCTCTCGGCAGCAGACCGAAACCGCAATCGTCTCGCTGACCAGCCGCTTCACCGGCATTTCTTCGCGCCTGGAAGAGACCGTGCAAGCCTCGCAACTGGCCGCCGGTGAGTTGGCCGGCAGCAGCAGTGGCGGTGCCGTGCAGGTGCTGGCCCAGAGCGAAAGTGAACTGGTCAAGGTCATCGATTCGCTGAAGGCCACCCAGGCCAGCCGCGATGAAACCCTGGCCCAGGTACGCAACCTGACGGCCTATACCGGGGAACTGCGGACCATGGCCGCCGATGTCGCGGCGATTGCCGCGCAGACCAACCTGCTGGCCCTCAACGCCGCCATCGAAGCCGCCCGTGCCGGCGAGGCCGGGCGTGGCTTTGCCGTGGTGGCCGACGCCGTGCGCAGCCTCTCGAGCAAGTCCAGCGAGACCGGCCAGCAGATGTCGGCCAAGGTCGACATCATCAACACCGCCATCACCCAACTGGTGCATGCCGCGTCCAGCGGCGCGGACCAGGACAGCCATTCGGTCAGTGCCTCCGAGCAAAGCATCCAGCAGGTGCTGGAGCGCTTCAAGAGTGTCACCGGCAGCTTGGCCGACTCGGCCGACATGCTGCAGCGGGAGAGCTTCGGCATCCGCGATGAACTCACCGAGGTGCTGGTCAGCCTGCAATTCCAGGATCGGGTCAGCCAGATCCTCAGCCACGTGCGCGACAACATCGAGGACCTGCATGTGCACATGCAGCAGGCCAGCCAGTCGCCCGAACAAGCCGTTTCCATCGACGCTCGCCAATGGCTGGCGCGCATGGAAACCACTTACGCCACCGACGAGCAACGCCGCAATCACCACGGCGACTCGGCCGCGCAACAGACTTCACAGGAAATCACCTTCTTTTAG
- a CDS encoding HAD family hydrolase — MPASLPTPIAYRAFLFDMDGTLLNSIAAAERIWTRWALRHGVDVATFLPTIHGVRAIDSITRQHLPGVDAQAEAEQITREEIEDVEGVVQVPGAQAFLNSLPPERWAIVTSAPMALALRRMEAAGIPRPAVMVTAEDVSDGKPNPACYRLAAERLQVAPQKCLVFEDAEAGIRAGEAAGADVLVVTATHTHPVVTLHPQIKDYLGLGIEVDEAGLMRLPSIL; from the coding sequence ATGCCTGCCAGTCTCCCCACCCCCATTGCCTACCGCGCCTTCCTGTTCGACATGGACGGCACACTGCTCAATTCCATTGCCGCCGCCGAGCGGATCTGGACGCGCTGGGCCCTGCGCCACGGCGTGGACGTGGCGACATTCCTGCCGACGATCCATGGCGTGCGCGCCATCGACAGCATCACCCGCCAGCACCTGCCGGGGGTGGATGCCCAGGCCGAGGCCGAGCAGATTACCCGCGAGGAAATCGAAGACGTCGAAGGCGTGGTGCAGGTGCCCGGTGCGCAGGCCTTTCTGAACAGCCTGCCGCCAGAGCGCTGGGCAATCGTCACCTCGGCGCCGATGGCACTGGCTTTGCGGCGTATGGAAGCGGCCGGGATCCCACGCCCCGCAGTGATGGTCACTGCCGAGGACGTGAGCGACGGCAAGCCCAACCCCGCCTGCTACCGCTTGGCTGCCGAACGCTTGCAGGTGGCACCGCAGAAATGCCTGGTGTTTGAAGACGCCGAGGCGGGCATTCGGGCTGGCGAGGCGGCGGGGGCGGATGTGCTGGTGGTGACGGCGACGCATACGCACCCGGTGGTCACCCTTCATCCGCAGATCAAGGATTACCTTGGGCTAGGCATTGAGGTGGATGAGGCCGGCCTGATGCGGTTGCCTTCGATTCTATGA
- a CDS encoding general stress protein produces the protein MASSGNKNPGNFANDREKASEAGKKGGQASGGNVANDRQKGTGAGNKGSERSQGGGRKS, from the coding sequence ATGGCCAGTAGCGGAAACAAAAACCCAGGCAACTTCGCCAATGATCGTGAAAAAGCATCGGAAGCCGGCAAGAAAGGCGGACAAGCGTCGGGCGGCAACGTTGCCAACGACCGGCAAAAAGGCACTGGAGCCGGTAACAAAGGTAGCGAACGCAGCCAAGGCGGCGGCAGAAAATCGTAA
- the ppnN gene encoding nucleotide 5'-monophosphate nucleosidase PpnN — MNQRHVINASVSPKGSLETLSQREVQQLSEAGSGSIYTLFRQCALAILNTGAHVDNAKTILEAYKDFEIRIHQQDRGVRLELLNAPADAFVDGEMIASTREMLFSALRDIVYTENELDSQRIDLSSSQGISDYVFHLLRNARTLRPGVEPKIVVCWGGHSINTEEYKYTKKVGHELGLRSLDICTGCGPGVMKGPMKGATIAHAKQRIHGGRYLGLTEPGIIAAEAPNPIVNELVILPDIEKRLEAFVRVGHGIIIFPGGAGTAEEFLYLLGILMHPANQDLPFPVVLTGPKSAAPYLDQLHAFVGATLGEAAQKHYQIIIDDPAEVARQMTQGLKEVKQFRRERNDAFHFNWLLKIDEGFQRPFDPTHANMASLGLSRDLPAHELAANLRRAFSGIVAGNVKDKGIRLIEEHGPYEIHGDAAIMEPLDRLLQAFVAQHRMKLPGGAAYVPCYRVVT, encoded by the coding sequence ATGAATCAAAGACATGTAATCAACGCCTCGGTAAGCCCCAAAGGCAGCCTGGAGACCTTGTCCCAGCGCGAAGTCCAGCAACTGAGCGAAGCCGGTTCCGGCAGTATCTATACCCTCTTCCGCCAGTGCGCCCTGGCCATCCTCAACACCGGCGCCCATGTTGATAACGCCAAGACCATCCTGGAAGCCTACAAGGACTTCGAGATCCGTATTCACCAGCAGGACCGGGGCGTGCGCCTGGAGCTGCTGAACGCGCCGGCCGACGCGTTCGTCGACGGCGAAATGATCGCCAGCACCCGGGAAATGCTGTTCAGCGCCCTGCGCGACATCGTCTACACCGAGAACGAGCTGGACAGCCAGCGCATCGACCTCAGCTCGTCCCAGGGCATCAGCGACTACGTCTTCCACCTGCTGCGCAACGCCCGCACCTTGCGTCCTGGCGTGGAGCCGAAAATTGTCGTGTGCTGGGGCGGTCACTCGATCAACACCGAAGAATACAAATACACCAAGAAGGTCGGCCACGAGCTGGGCCTGCGCAGCCTGGATATCTGCACCGGCTGCGGCCCTGGCGTGATGAAAGGCCCGATGAAAGGCGCCACCATTGCCCATGCCAAGCAGCGTATCCATGGCGGTCGCTACCTGGGCCTGACGGAGCCAGGCATCATCGCCGCCGAGGCGCCGAACCCGATCGTCAATGAGCTGGTGATCCTGCCGGACATCGAGAAACGCCTCGAGGCTTTCGTACGTGTCGGTCACGGCATCATCATCTTCCCGGGTGGCGCTGGTACGGCGGAAGAGTTCCTCTACCTGCTGGGTATCCTGATGCACCCGGCCAACCAGGACCTGCCGTTCCCGGTGGTGCTCACCGGACCGAAAAGCGCCGCGCCGTACCTCGATCAGTTGCATGCATTTGTCGGTGCAACCCTGGGTGAGGCCGCGCAGAAGCACTATCAGATCATCATCGACGACCCGGCCGAAGTGGCGCGGCAGATGACCCAGGGGCTCAAGGAGGTCAAGCAGTTCCGCCGCGAGCGCAACGACGCCTTCCATTTCAACTGGCTGCTGAAGATCGACGAAGGCTTCCAGCGCCCGTTCGACCCGACCCACGCCAACATGGCCAGCCTGGGCCTGAGCCGCGACCTGCCCGCCCACGAACTGGCGGCCAACCTGCGCCGGGCGTTCTCGGGCATCGTGGCCGGCAACGTCAAGGACAAGGGCATCCGCCTGATCGAAGAACACGGCCCTTACGAGATCCACGGCGACGCCGCCATCATGGAACCCCTCGACCGCCTGCTCCAGGCCTTCGTCGCCCAGCACCGCATGAAACTGCCAGGCGGCGCGGCGTATGTGCCGTGCTATCGCGTGGTGACCTGA
- a CDS encoding arsenate reductase ArsC, whose product MKVLFMCTANSCRSILSEAMFNHLAPAGFQAVSAGSFPKGHVLPRSLSTLQEAGISVKGLRSKGNDAFEGSPPDIVITVCDSAARDACPVYFGPAIKAHWGLVDPSTVRGSDDQIGQAFHATLDRIETRCRAFFALPFDQLDAQALKAELDRIGTL is encoded by the coding sequence ATGAAAGTCCTCTTCATGTGCACAGCCAACAGTTGCCGCAGCATTCTCAGCGAAGCGATGTTCAACCATCTGGCCCCGGCCGGATTCCAGGCCGTCAGCGCCGGCAGTTTCCCCAAGGGCCACGTGCTCCCGCGCAGCCTGAGCACCTTGCAAGAAGCCGGTATCAGCGTAAAAGGCTTGCGCAGCAAGGGTAACGACGCGTTCGAGGGCAGTCCGCCGGACATCGTCATCACCGTGTGCGACAGCGCCGCTCGCGATGCTTGCCCGGTGTACTTCGGTCCGGCCATCAAGGCCCACTGGGGCCTGGTCGATCCATCGACCGTCAGAGGCAGCGATGATCAGATCGGCCAGGCCTTCCATGCCACCCTGGATCGTATCGAAACCCGCTGCCGGGCCTTTTTTGCCCTGCCCTTCGACCAGCTCGATGCCCAGGCCTTGAAAGCCGAGCTCGACCGCATCGGCACCCTCTGA
- a CDS encoding DUF3087 family protein: MFEIKPWDSDTYRKQTRRSTLIIAVVFLALAMLLSSLAVLLLGTPGGDNFRFNLGGVLVAVLAMAALMRLYFWSQPWMAAAVYGWQLKRSLMKITNVMHQVTAGVQAQDPTAMKLLRFYHLGLAQMHQLDANSSAQGSLAREADAHLAKMQALGLGTEQSRLEASWIETVKQAYRAG, encoded by the coding sequence ATGTTCGAGATCAAACCGTGGGATAGCGACACCTATCGCAAGCAGACTCGCCGCAGCACCCTGATCATCGCGGTGGTGTTCCTGGCCCTGGCGATGTTGCTGTCCAGCCTGGCCGTGCTGCTGCTGGGCACGCCCGGAGGCGATAACTTTCGCTTCAATCTCGGCGGGGTGCTTGTCGCGGTGCTGGCAATGGCTGCGCTGATGCGCCTGTATTTCTGGTCGCAGCCATGGATGGCCGCCGCCGTGTACGGCTGGCAGCTCAAGCGCAGCCTGATGAAAATCACCAACGTGATGCACCAGGTGACCGCTGGCGTGCAAGCCCAGGACCCCACCGCTATGAAGCTGCTGCGTTTCTATCACCTGGGGCTGGCCCAGATGCATCAGCTGGACGCCAACTCCAGCGCCCAGGGCTCCCTGGCGCGAGAGGCCGACGCGCACCTGGCGAAGATGCAGGCGCTGGGCCTGGGCACCGAACAGTCGCGCCTGGAGGCGAGCTGGATCGAGACGGTGAAGCAGGCCTATCGCGCAGGTTGA